GTTCAACGCAGGTGCAGGGCCCGGATTGCCTTTGGCGGTCCGGGCCTTCCTCGTTGGAGGCCGGGAGTGCTCTTGCCTCGCCCGGGGCGCCCTGCGGATCTCGCGGGAGAGGACCTGAGTAAAGGGCTGGACGTGCCAAGCCGATGAGCTCCGCAGTGCCTTTGCAGCGAGGAAGGGGAGGAGCGGACCAATGGGTACGGACAATCTGGTGTTCCTGGAGGTGCTGGAGTGGTTCGACCCCACGGGGCGCGAGCTTGCGCACCGCCTTCCCCAGCGGGGGTCGGGGGAGCTCAAGATCGGCGCCCAGGTCATCGTGCGCGACAGCCAGGCGGCGGTCTTCTACACGGGCGGCGTGGCGTGCGACGCCCTGGGCCCGGGGCGCCACACCCTGGTCA
This DNA window, taken from Thermodesulfobacteriota bacterium, encodes the following:
- a CDS encoding SPFH domain-containing protein; translated protein: MGTDNLVFLEVLEWFDPTGRELAHRLPQRGSGELKIGAQVIVRDSQAAVFYTGGVACDALGPGRHTLV